One window from the genome of Leptospira wolffii serovar Khorat str. Khorat-H2 encodes:
- a CDS encoding SpvB/TcaC N-terminal domain-containing protein: MLRLSGEVVPQKLPKLAAAPNGSLSTNLEFILPPGTKGIVPNLSFSYTSGGSNGILGVGWELSGLYSIHRDPSFGVNYDGTDDFVSSLSGQLVDVSGNRREYHARKESWVRYIPNGICGDGPCSWTAIDKDGIQYTFGSTDDSRIESIGRNGSIRTWAVSRVRDPFGNGYDVNYRKDSSNGDYYPDRISYQNRVIEFVYENRDDTVPEYWSGGLVKVVSRLSKIRVYTDNSLTREYRLNYSNGNVSGRSTLTSVSRSEDNAFDSVEYDDLTFQYGSDSFGLDSLEDSNLNTTLSSLNLFVPSGLLLYANLLFMNPFPTQASATEARLADYLQYAMHMPIPERDSCNTGPAACLCAAYAPCWGGNPHFFENLVSVCLDYNNWGGPMYCASGIDASDRHYAK, translated from the coding sequence ATGTTAAGGCTTTCGGGGGAGGTTGTTCCTCAAAAACTGCCGAAGCTTGCTGCTGCGCCAAACGGTTCCTTATCGACTAACTTGGAATTCATTTTGCCCCCAGGCACGAAAGGTATCGTTCCAAATTTATCGTTTTCTTATACTTCCGGTGGGAGCAATGGAATCCTGGGAGTCGGCTGGGAGCTTTCCGGATTATACTCGATTCATAGAGATCCGAGTTTCGGCGTAAATTACGACGGTACGGATGATTTTGTATCTTCCTTGTCGGGGCAGCTTGTAGACGTATCGGGAAATCGAAGAGAGTATCATGCAAGAAAGGAATCCTGGGTGCGATATATTCCAAATGGGATATGTGGAGACGGACCTTGCTCTTGGACTGCGATAGATAAAGATGGAATTCAATATACGTTCGGGTCTACCGACGATTCTCGGATCGAATCTATAGGTCGGAACGGTTCCATAAGAACCTGGGCAGTCAGTCGGGTGCGAGATCCGTTTGGAAACGGATACGACGTAAATTATAGGAAAGATTCTTCGAACGGTGATTATTATCCCGATCGGATCAGTTACCAGAATCGAGTGATCGAATTCGTTTATGAGAATCGCGACGATACGGTTCCGGAATATTGGAGCGGAGGTTTAGTAAAAGTCGTAAGTCGTCTGTCTAAAATTCGGGTTTATACGGATAATTCTTTAACAAGGGAGTATAGGCTCAATTATTCAAACGGAAATGTTTCCGGGAGATCCACTCTAACCTCCGTCAGTCGTTCGGAAGATAACGCATTTGATTCCGTAGAATATGATGATTTAACATTCCAATATGGTAGCGATTCGTTCGGATTGGATTCGCTTGAGGACTCGAATCTCAATACCACTCTTTCTTCTTTAAATCTATTTGTTCCAAGCGGATTATTGCTGTATGCGAATTTACTTTTTATGAATCCGTTTCCTACGCAAGCTTCTGCGACTGAGGCGCGTTTGGCCGACTATTTGCAATATGCGATGCATATGCCGATTCCGGAAAGAGATAGCTGTAATACGGGCCCGGCCGCTTGCCTTTGTGCCGCATATGCACCTTGCTGGGGAGGCAACCCGCACTTTTTTGAAAATCTAGTTTCCGTCTGCTTAGATTATAATAACTGGGGTGGTCCTATGTACTGTGCGTCCGGGATCGACGCGAGTGATAGACATTATGCAAAGTGA
- a CDS encoding WG repeat-containing protein — protein MKRLRIYLLLSLTLSCGEQDGIQKVPSENRQIREQKFFLIDKKLVDRNCREPLPGKQIDNIGLFLDGFAFVNVNGKYGYIDEEGNLIAEIKYDHAADFLNGQAPVVWKGQDLFLDKIGKVVGKRPPFESLGPTAEGWTSFTYRDHWGFFDSANRVVIPIQFDTPPHTDSYRYKFNEGFAPVYLNYKYGMIDKKGKYLLEPIYEEVTDFNEGLAGFKTQKGWGFIDANGKVVIPNRFNNLHRGYLNDRPKPFQNGRIFVWDTINGKNEGYFIDKTGKRLDLPQYLREPFSDGLSILNKDNKYKEYGFINEKGDIVVPPIYEKVYPFRNGRAAVVKSKKVGFVSTTGELVIPMDFDYSEPYLDSNPSPLNSFENRRAVVRKKDKFGVIDPKGNFVIPAEFNRIYLRKDGSIFTWKGEHRNLYDRNGFLPDCK, from the coding sequence ATGAAGCGACTACGAATCTACTTATTACTATCCCTTACTCTTTCTTGCGGAGAACAGGACGGGATCCAAAAAGTTCCTTCCGAGAATCGGCAAATTCGTGAGCAAAAGTTTTTCTTAATCGATAAAAAGCTAGTAGATCGGAATTGCAGAGAACCTCTCCCGGGCAAGCAAATCGATAATATCGGTCTCTTCTTGGATGGATTCGCCTTCGTAAATGTAAACGGCAAATACGGTTATATCGACGAAGAGGGCAATCTGATCGCGGAAATTAAATACGATCATGCTGCGGATTTTTTGAACGGTCAAGCTCCCGTGGTTTGGAAAGGACAAGATCTATTTCTAGACAAAATCGGCAAGGTGGTCGGTAAAAGACCGCCGTTCGAAAGTTTAGGACCGACAGCGGAAGGATGGACCAGTTTCACTTATCGGGACCACTGGGGATTCTTCGATTCCGCCAATCGAGTAGTAATTCCTATACAATTCGACACTCCTCCTCATACGGATTCTTATAGATATAAATTCAACGAAGGATTCGCTCCCGTATACTTAAATTATAAATATGGAATGATCGACAAAAAGGGAAAATATCTATTAGAACCGATTTACGAGGAGGTAACCGATTTCAACGAGGGACTCGCGGGATTCAAGACGCAGAAAGGATGGGGATTTATCGACGCTAACGGTAAAGTAGTTATCCCGAATCGTTTTAATAATTTGCATAGAGGCTATCTTAACGATCGACCTAAGCCGTTCCAAAACGGTAGGATCTTTGTTTGGGATACCATAAACGGGAAGAATGAAGGCTACTTTATAGATAAAACCGGAAAACGCTTGGACCTACCTCAATATCTGCGAGAGCCCTTCTCCGACGGTCTTTCCATTTTAAACAAGGACAACAAATATAAAGAATACGGATTCATAAACGAGAAGGGAGATATAGTGGTTCCGCCCATTTATGAGAAAGTATATCCTTTTAGAAACGGACGCGCCGCGGTCGTAAAATCCAAGAAGGTAGGATTCGTTTCCACCACCGGAGAACTGGTGATTCCGATGGATTTCGATTATTCCGAACCCTATTTGGATTCCAACCCGAGTCCTTTAAACTCATTTGAAAATCGGCGCGCAGTCGTTAGAAAGAAAGATAAATTCGGAGTCATCGATCCGAAAGGGAACTTCGTGATCCCCGCGGAATTCAATCGGATCTACCTCCGCAAAGACGGTTCTATATTCACCTGGAAGGGAGAACACCGGAATCTTTATGATAGAAACGGTTTTCTTCCCGATTGCAAGTAA
- a CDS encoding xylulokinase, giving the protein MKSLVYVLAYDIGTTGTKTCLFEIGDKLTLVESESQEYGLTLVEGGGVEQDPQIWWNAMRDTTQVVLRSSGLNPSDIRGISFCSQMQGLVLVDKDLKPIRPAMSYMDQRAREEMKKGIEYGIKIEGLNAFKLLRSLQITGAVAGSVKDPLWKYKWVESKEPEKFSRVYKWLDVKDYLTTKCTGRPTMTLDSAFATFLYDSRPGKSRWHKGLCRMFGVRIEHLPELVQSTDLIGGLAKEAAEDLGLREGTAVFGGGGDASLIGIGAGAVEEGDTHIYAGTSGWVSTVTKKRTVDINARIASIVGARPGMYNYFGEQETSGKCLQWVKDHLALDEIGVYLEKKNVTEGSEAVYDSLFAYLFESIKDTPAGSDGVIFTPWLHGNRCPFEDPYAKGIFFNIGLDTGKRKLIRAVIEGISFHKRWILELSQAKVPASSTIRFVGGVARSPIICQILADITGRTIETIDHPQNAGASGAAAITALGLGKIHSFEEIKKWIPIKERWIPNPANKKVYDRNFSVFKRLYETNKSHFAKLNMS; this is encoded by the coding sequence ATGAAATCCCTGGTATACGTTTTGGCTTACGATATCGGAACGACCGGAACCAAGACCTGCCTTTTCGAGATAGGCGATAAGCTCACTTTAGTAGAATCCGAATCCCAGGAATACGGTTTGACCTTGGTAGAAGGAGGGGGCGTAGAGCAGGACCCCCAGATTTGGTGGAATGCGATGCGGGACACCACACAGGTCGTTCTCAGGAGTAGCGGACTAAATCCTTCCGATATACGCGGTATTTCTTTTTGTTCCCAAATGCAAGGTCTCGTTCTCGTAGACAAAGACCTGAAACCGATTCGTCCTGCCATGAGTTATATGGACCAAAGAGCCCGCGAAGAGATGAAAAAAGGAATAGAGTACGGGATCAAGATCGAAGGTCTAAACGCATTCAAACTACTTCGCTCCTTGCAAATCACAGGTGCGGTCGCCGGCAGCGTTAAAGATCCATTATGGAAATATAAATGGGTGGAATCCAAGGAACCCGAGAAATTCTCCCGGGTTTATAAATGGTTGGATGTGAAGGATTATCTCACTACGAAATGCACGGGTCGTCCTACTATGACTCTGGATTCCGCGTTTGCGACCTTTTTATATGATTCTCGTCCGGGCAAAAGCCGTTGGCATAAGGGGCTCTGCAGAATGTTCGGTGTGCGCATCGAACATCTTCCCGAACTAGTTCAATCCACGGACCTGATCGGAGGACTTGCGAAAGAAGCCGCCGAGGATCTGGGTCTTAGAGAAGGCACCGCAGTTTTCGGAGGGGGAGGAGACGCATCCCTCATCGGAATCGGAGCCGGAGCCGTAGAAGAAGGAGACACTCATATTTACGCCGGTACTTCCGGTTGGGTCTCCACCGTTACCAAAAAAAGAACCGTGGATATCAACGCTCGCATCGCTTCCATCGTGGGAGCGAGACCCGGAATGTACAATTATTTCGGAGAGCAGGAGACTTCCGGAAAATGTCTGCAATGGGTTAAGGATCACTTGGCTCTGGACGAGATCGGAGTCTATTTAGAAAAGAAGAATGTAACGGAAGGCTCCGAAGCGGTTTACGATAGCTTATTCGCGTATTTGTTCGAATCCATAAAAGATACACCCGCGGGTAGCGACGGAGTCATCTTCACACCCTGGTTGCACGGGAACAGATGTCCCTTCGAGGATCCTTATGCAAAGGGAATCTTCTTCAACATAGGTTTGGATACCGGAAAGCGAAAACTGATCCGCGCGGTGATAGAAGGTATATCTTTTCATAAGCGTTGGATCCTGGAATTGTCCCAGGCAAAGGTTCCCGCTTCCTCCACCATACGATTCGTAGGAGGAGTGGCTCGCTCTCCTATCATTTGCCAGATACTTGCGGATATTACCGGAAGAACGATAGAAACGATAGATCATCCACAGAATGCAGGAGCTAGCGGCGCCGCGGCGATTACCGCTTTAGGTTTAGGTAAGATTCATTCCTTCGAAGAAATCAAAAAATGGATCCCGATAAAAGAAAGATGGATACCGAATCCGGCCAATAAGAAGGTCTACGATCGGAACTTCTCCGTCTTCAAGCGCTTATATGAAACGAATAAGAGTCATTTTGCGAAGCTGAATATGTCATAA
- a CDS encoding TetR/AcrR family transcriptional regulator has translation MKREEQSNRVRARILEVSRRLFVNEGYEKATIRRIIDEADITTGSLYHFFKNKEEILLAIAGEVFTEAGEIAERIVGEMDPPLVFAMEVGIQFYLCQKKLSIAETYLAAYRTQGVTEMIGNRGAKRSQVLFEKYNIDFDHQDYLIRTLAFRGVFQSLLEEMVYSGQIDRIRMMSTVIELGLSTFGVPKEEVEIAVEKTFRLLRERSGEIEALAEGLIDIFVNGHR, from the coding sequence ATGAAGAGAGAAGAACAGTCGAATCGAGTGCGAGCAAGGATCTTGGAAGTATCCCGAAGATTATTCGTGAACGAAGGATACGAAAAGGCTACCATAAGAAGGATCATAGACGAAGCGGATATTACCACGGGTAGTCTCTACCATTTCTTTAAAAATAAGGAAGAGATCCTCCTGGCGATAGCCGGAGAAGTGTTCACGGAGGCGGGAGAAATCGCCGAACGTATCGTAGGCGAGATGGATCCTCCCTTGGTGTTCGCTATGGAGGTGGGGATACAATTCTATCTCTGCCAAAAGAAATTGTCCATTGCGGAGACCTATTTGGCCGCTTATCGGACCCAGGGCGTCACCGAAATGATCGGAAACAGGGGCGCCAAGCGCAGCCAGGTTTTGTTCGAAAAATATAATATAGATTTCGATCATCAGGATTATCTGATCCGTACTCTGGCCTTTCGGGGAGTGTTCCAAAGTTTGCTGGAGGAAATGGTTTATTCCGGGCAGATCGATCGGATTCGGATGATGTCCACCGTTATCGAGTTAGGATTATCCACTTTCGGAGTGCCTAAGGAAGAAGTGGAAATCGCCGTGGAAAAGACCTTTCGTTTGCTCCGAGAAAGATCCGGCGAAATAGAGGCTTTGGCCGAAGGTTTGATCGATATTTTTGTAAACGGGCACAGATGA
- a CDS encoding 1-acyl-sn-glycerol-3-phosphate acyltransferase: protein MAEKEQSVGRWQKEFFENIHLFKRSGMSEDEAKKILQKFLYLCSVTPMPPVMDVFKDPGSLERVGVYTPPEKKAREFMIEFLSPIMKFFTVEGIENLAAVKPLIGKYPVTLISNHLSHLDAPAIFHLLYHASPEGREVAEQLVFIAGRLAYEPDFTRLGLYMFGTLLVCSKRDMADNPSLSDLMTKINMRAFRHSQKLQHEGKIAAIFPEGTRSRDGRLMPFVDTVYHYVANKVILPISLEKTDKILPTSSLLFNQVAGKLTIGKPVLVGELTKKEMASFPKNVEQLPFPEQGDKKQFLIDNLALLVGQNLNKHQHGIYRNLYSADARDQNKLIKVPKEPKEKVIVIGNSSMGIAVATVIANKDVVVQVYHPDKEYTSQSNAEHRDIKTYSLYKLPPNLTFTSDPEDLKNATLFIQGTNPWELHTVYPDLQPYLAKNKAPFFNIIKGFTSAGLILDDLQHGLGLEDDRIGVVSGASYPDQIMERKISGFEIAAVNESLIPRIQKLLTTGYIFPRPAIIPTDVKGVQLGGALKTIYALVMGIVEGYFEQTLGGNVDNSLFHLSNRFFNEMVRVGVQMGGKPETFQGLSGLTDFMLSCFGTDAKDRKTGYDIANGHPSEKMSNGFYGLKVMPNLMKIDPNEVPILYAAYEVVINKKDVRKVAEGMEERLSRV from the coding sequence ATGGCAGAAAAAGAACAATCCGTCGGAAGATGGCAGAAGGAATTCTTCGAAAATATCCACTTATTCAAAAGATCGGGAATGTCCGAAGACGAAGCCAAAAAGATACTCCAGAAATTTCTTTACCTTTGTTCCGTGACCCCCATGCCTCCTGTGATGGATGTGTTCAAGGATCCGGGTTCCTTGGAGAGAGTGGGAGTCTATACTCCCCCCGAAAAAAAAGCCAGGGAATTCATGATCGAATTCCTATCTCCCATCATGAAATTCTTCACGGTGGAGGGGATCGAAAATCTGGCCGCGGTAAAGCCGTTGATCGGCAAATACCCGGTGACTCTGATCTCCAATCACCTAAGCCACCTGGATGCGCCCGCTATTTTTCATCTTCTCTACCACGCTTCTCCCGAAGGAAGAGAAGTCGCCGAGCAATTGGTATTCATCGCAGGACGACTCGCCTACGAACCTGACTTTACCAGACTCGGGTTGTACATGTTCGGAACCCTTTTAGTCTGCTCCAAGAGAGACATGGCGGATAACCCGAGCCTCTCCGATCTTATGACCAAGATCAACATGAGAGCCTTCCGCCATTCCCAAAAGCTGCAGCACGAAGGTAAGATCGCCGCCATATTTCCGGAAGGAACCCGTTCCAGAGACGGAAGACTCATGCCGTTCGTAGACACTGTATACCATTACGTAGCCAATAAGGTGATTCTGCCCATCTCTCTGGAAAAAACGGATAAGATTCTTCCGACATCCAGCCTTCTTTTCAATCAGGTGGCAGGTAAGCTCACAATCGGTAAACCTGTGTTAGTCGGAGAGCTGACCAAAAAGGAAATGGCAAGTTTCCCTAAGAATGTAGAACAACTTCCTTTTCCGGAACAAGGGGATAAGAAGCAATTCCTAATAGATAACCTGGCCCTACTCGTAGGACAAAATCTGAACAAACACCAACACGGAATCTATCGAAATCTCTACAGCGCGGACGCCAGGGATCAGAACAAACTCATCAAGGTTCCTAAAGAACCTAAAGAGAAGGTGATCGTTATCGGAAACAGCAGCATGGGAATCGCAGTCGCGACAGTGATCGCCAATAAGGATGTGGTCGTTCAAGTATACCATCCGGATAAGGAATACACCTCCCAGAGCAACGCGGAACATAGGGACATTAAAACCTATTCCCTTTACAAACTGCCTCCCAACCTAACATTCACATCCGATCCCGAAGACCTTAAGAATGCCACACTGTTCATCCAAGGAACCAATCCTTGGGAATTACATACCGTATATCCGGACTTACAACCTTATTTGGCCAAGAATAAGGCACCATTCTTTAATATTATAAAAGGCTTTACTAGTGCGGGACTCATCCTGGACGATCTGCAACACGGGCTGGGTCTGGAGGACGATCGTATAGGAGTCGTTTCGGGAGCTTCTTATCCGGACCAGATCATGGAAAGAAAGATCTCCGGATTCGAAATCGCCGCCGTAAATGAAAGCCTTATACCTCGCATTCAAAAGCTTCTGACCACCGGTTATATTTTCCCTCGTCCCGCGATCATTCCTACGGACGTAAAAGGAGTGCAACTAGGAGGAGCTCTCAAAACGATTTACGCTCTCGTAATGGGAATCGTTGAAGGATATTTCGAGCAGACTCTCGGCGGAAATGTGGACAATTCCCTTTTCCATCTTTCCAATCGCTTCTTTAACGAAATGGTGAGAGTGGGAGTGCAGATGGGAGGAAAGCCGGAGACGTTCCAAGGGCTTTCCGGACTGACCGACTTCATGCTCTCCTGTTTCGGAACGGACGCCAAGGACAGAAAAACGGGTTACGATATCGCAAACGGTCATCCTTCCGAAAAGATGTCCAACGGATTCTATGGTTTGAAAGTTATGCCGAATCTGATGAAGATAGATCCGAACGAGGTTCCGATTTTATATGCGGCTTACGAAGTAGTCATCAACAAGAAGGACGTTCGCAAGGTCGCGGAAGGAATGGAAGAAAGACTGTCAAGGGTTTGA